In Bacillus sp. SB49, a single window of DNA contains:
- a CDS encoding cysteine desulfurase family protein produces the protein MIYLDNSATTHPLPDVLDSYRKVADQYYANPSSVHRFGSETERLLHHSRKQAASLLGIGENEVVFTSGGTEGNNMAVKGIALQHQARGRHLVTSKVEHPSVLEAFRSLESLGFDVTYINVGRDGKVNVQELKESLRSDTILVSIMSVNNELGTVQPIKEIGALLKDRPKTFFHVDHVQGLGKVDMPIQQWGIDLCTVSGHKIHGLKGTGALVVRSHVTLFPLLHGGSQEVEFRAGTENLPGIVSFVKALRLLMEDRDSKSERLSLLRTKIVNELSKRDDCKVNSPEDGAPHIINFSIPGFKPEVVIHALGEQDIFISTKSACSSKQPDVSAVLKACNMDYERTTSALRVSLSYLNTLQEVETFLTALFTTIDKLKATMR, from the coding sequence ATGATTTATTTAGACAATAGCGCGACTACTCATCCACTGCCGGATGTATTGGATAGTTATCGGAAAGTAGCAGATCAATACTACGCTAATCCGTCCTCTGTCCACCGTTTTGGTAGTGAAACCGAACGTCTGCTCCATCATTCCAGGAAGCAGGCCGCTTCTCTCCTGGGAATAGGGGAGAACGAAGTTGTTTTCACTTCAGGCGGCACGGAAGGCAACAATATGGCGGTCAAAGGTATAGCGCTTCAACACCAGGCTCGTGGAAGACACCTGGTCACTTCGAAGGTTGAACACCCTTCTGTATTGGAAGCATTCCGTTCCTTGGAATCTTTGGGTTTTGACGTTACTTATATAAATGTAGGGCGGGACGGGAAGGTTAACGTGCAGGAACTGAAAGAGAGCCTGCGGTCCGATACAATTCTAGTCAGTATTATGTCTGTGAACAATGAGCTTGGAACAGTGCAGCCGATAAAAGAAATAGGAGCCTTGCTTAAGGATCGTCCGAAAACGTTCTTCCACGTCGATCATGTTCAGGGGCTGGGCAAGGTAGATATGCCTATACAGCAATGGGGGATTGACCTTTGTACGGTTTCCGGACATAAGATCCATGGTTTGAAAGGGACCGGTGCCCTTGTGGTGAGGAGTCATGTCACTCTCTTTCCACTCCTCCATGGTGGGAGTCAGGAGGTGGAATTCCGGGCTGGAACCGAGAACCTTCCAGGAATCGTATCCTTTGTAAAGGCATTAAGATTGTTGATGGAAGACCGGGACAGTAAATCGGAACGGCTTTCCTTGTTGAGAACGAAGATCGTTAATGAGCTCTCCAAAAGGGATGACTGCAAGGTGAATTCCCCGGAGGATGGTGCTCCACACATTATTAATTTTTCCATCCCGGGATTCAAGCCGGAAGTAGTGATCCATGCTCTCGGCGAACAGGATATATTTATATCCACTAAGTCAGCCTGTTCTTCCAAGCAGCCGGACGTTAGTGCGGTGTTAAAAGCGTGCAACATGGATTATGAACGGACGACATCGGCTTTACGGGTAAGTTTAAGTTATTTGAATACATTGCAGGAAGTGGAAACGTTTTTGACAGCATTATTTACTACGATAGATAAATTAAAAGCAACGATGAGGTGA
- the ezrA gene encoding septation ring formation regulator EzrA, which translates to MKFVIGAILLLVAFFIIGMIWRKRVYDEVDRLESWKMEIMNRRVSEELSKVKNLNLSGETQEKFEAWRERWDRILTVELPSLEEDLFDAEEAADRYRYRKVKTTIQQTERKLISVEEDIDGMLQELENLLDSEKQSRQEIEAIEPELKELTKILIQNRHQYGKAVRIFEERVDALKEKLAEFERLTEQGNYLEANALVQSAREEISALQEDVESFPDRFKKVKTELPGQLKELKSGMEDMKADGYRIEHFDFLPEVHDYESLLADKLVKMEQADQSGVEETVVEIESRIQEMYQLLESEAVAHHHVEKQFLPLKNQLEDLERVIVSTESELDEMQTTYQLEDGDTETYRGLKHAFSQLAKKMMSIDYKRDDGETAFVELRDELKQVQEQLKELKEQHESFDERVQTLRKDEREAKQKLGRMEDLLLETHRRLKRSNIPGIPTSIYADMKAASEKIDEVFLNLEQQPLDMPLVLEKLEEAVQMTERLNEDAESVMEKAALAERVIQYGNRYRSKYPLLAAKLLEAEEKFRTYHYEEALNEAARAVKEVDPQAMAKIDAEEEVMV; encoded by the coding sequence ATGAAGTTCGTCATAGGGGCTATATTACTACTAGTGGCATTTTTCATCATAGGGATGATCTGGCGGAAAAGAGTCTATGATGAAGTAGATCGCCTGGAGAGTTGGAAGATGGAAATCATGAACCGTCGAGTGAGCGAAGAGTTGTCCAAGGTTAAGAACTTGAACCTCTCCGGTGAAACGCAGGAGAAGTTCGAAGCGTGGCGCGAGCGCTGGGATCGGATCCTCACCGTAGAACTGCCAAGCTTGGAAGAAGACCTTTTTGATGCCGAGGAAGCTGCTGACCGCTATCGGTATAGAAAAGTGAAAACGACCATTCAGCAGACGGAGAGGAAGCTGATCTCTGTCGAGGAAGATATCGACGGTATGCTGCAGGAACTGGAAAATCTCCTTGACTCAGAGAAACAGAGCAGGCAGGAGATTGAAGCGATTGAACCGGAATTAAAAGAGCTGACGAAAATCCTGATTCAAAACAGGCACCAGTACGGAAAGGCTGTACGGATCTTTGAAGAGCGTGTCGATGCTCTTAAAGAAAAATTAGCTGAGTTCGAGCGTTTAACGGAACAAGGGAATTATTTGGAGGCAAACGCTCTCGTGCAAAGTGCGCGTGAAGAGATTTCCGCACTTCAGGAAGATGTTGAATCCTTCCCGGATCGTTTTAAGAAGGTAAAGACGGAACTTCCGGGGCAGTTGAAAGAATTGAAGAGTGGAATGGAAGATATGAAAGCCGATGGATATCGAATTGAACATTTCGATTTTCTCCCGGAAGTCCACGACTATGAGAGCCTTCTCGCGGACAAGTTAGTGAAAATGGAGCAAGCAGACCAGTCAGGTGTAGAAGAAACGGTTGTAGAGATAGAATCAAGAATTCAAGAGATGTATCAGCTTTTGGAAAGTGAAGCGGTAGCACATCATCATGTAGAGAAGCAGTTCCTTCCCCTTAAAAATCAGCTGGAAGACCTCGAACGAGTCATCGTTTCCACCGAAAGTGAGCTGGATGAGATGCAGACAACTTACCAGCTGGAAGATGGAGATACGGAAACATATCGCGGGCTGAAGCATGCTTTTAGTCAGCTTGCTAAGAAGATGATGAGCATTGATTATAAGAGGGATGACGGGGAAACAGCTTTCGTTGAACTTCGTGATGAGTTGAAGCAGGTTCAGGAGCAGTTGAAGGAGTTGAAAGAGCAGCATGAATCCTTTGATGAACGGGTCCAAACGCTTCGTAAAGATGAACGTGAGGCGAAGCAGAAACTCGGCAGGATGGAAGATCTGCTCCTGGAGACACATCGACGCTTGAAGCGGAGCAATATACCTGGAATACCGACGTCTATTTATGCAGATATGAAGGCTGCAAGTGAGAAGATCGATGAGGTCTTTCTGAATCTTGAACAACAGCCGTTGGATATGCCGCTCGTTCTTGAGAAGCTGGAGGAGGCAGTCCAGATGACAGAACGATTAAATGAAGATGCCGAGTCGGTGATGGAGAAAGCTGCATTGGCTGAACGTGTGATTCAATACGGCAACCGCTACAGAAGCAAATACCCGCTCCTCGCTGCCAAGCTGCTGGAAGCGGAGGAGAAGTTCCGAACGTATCATTACGAAGAAGCTTTGAACGAGGCTGCGAGAGCAGTGAAAGAGGTCGATCCTCAGGCAATGGCTAAAATCGACGCGGAAGAAGAAGTGATGGTTTAG
- the hisJ gene encoding histidinol-phosphatase HisJ: MKDGHIHSPYCPHGTSDSLKMYVEQAIELGYQSMTFTEHAPLPATFQDPVPEKDSGMKLEDLEAYLHAVDVVKNEYSGDILVQKGLEIDYIKGHESETTALLDTYGPSLDDSILSVHFLKGSQGWYCIDYSPEMFQEAVKDFGDLQQLYAAYNQRLIDSVRADLGPWKPGRIGHMTLVKKFQELYPAPEGWETLSSHVLHAVKDCAMTLDYNGAGLKKAHCKETYPPVEIARKAYAMGIPLIYGSDAHQATALGQGLSDISTQLLTR, translated from the coding sequence ATGAAAGATGGACATATTCACTCCCCTTACTGCCCTCACGGTACATCTGACAGCTTAAAAATGTACGTGGAGCAGGCAATCGAACTAGGCTATCAATCCATGACATTCACGGAACACGCCCCTCTCCCCGCTACCTTCCAGGATCCTGTTCCGGAAAAAGACAGCGGTATGAAATTGGAAGATTTAGAGGCCTATTTACATGCGGTTGATGTAGTGAAAAATGAATACAGTGGAGATATACTGGTGCAAAAGGGGCTGGAAATCGATTATATAAAAGGGCATGAGTCAGAAACGACAGCTCTGCTGGATACGTACGGGCCTTCTCTCGATGACAGCATATTATCCGTCCACTTCCTCAAAGGCAGTCAAGGTTGGTACTGTATTGATTACAGTCCGGAAATGTTTCAAGAAGCCGTTAAGGACTTTGGAGATCTCCAACAGCTGTATGCGGCATACAACCAGCGTTTGATTGATTCTGTAAGGGCTGATTTAGGGCCATGGAAGCCCGGACGAATCGGTCATATGACGTTGGTGAAAAAGTTTCAGGAGCTGTATCCCGCCCCTGAAGGATGGGAAACTCTGTCTTCCCACGTTCTACATGCTGTTAAAGATTGCGCCATGACGCTTGACTATAACGGCGCCGGGTTGAAAAAGGCCCATTGCAAAGAGACCTATCCGCCGGTGGAGATCGCAAGAAAGGCCTATGCTATGGGAATACCTCTTATATATGGATCTGACGCACACCAAGCCACTGCTCTCGGCCAGGGACTGTCGGACATTTCAACCCAGCTTCTTACACGTTAG
- the refZ gene encoding forespore capture DNA-binding protein RefZ, whose product MNRQNVTRDKVLDVACRLFYSNGFHGTSVRDIAKAADVNVSLIHYYFKSKQGLFESLAVSYFEPYLEMLESEQPSAAENNMNELVKKILHYKQSHYQLSCLLYRELSLNTVFAREMLVTYLAKENHLFSQLLFSKSSQMDITFKEKICLLQWKGLLNAPFMMPQEFKDPFITEASIDHFVRVYSELMEERKSVQMISNV is encoded by the coding sequence ATGAACCGACAGAATGTAACTCGTGACAAAGTCTTAGATGTCGCTTGCCGTCTTTTCTACAGCAACGGTTTCCATGGCACCTCTGTACGCGATATAGCCAAGGCGGCCGATGTCAATGTCTCGTTAATCCATTATTACTTCAAAAGTAAACAAGGTCTCTTTGAATCTCTCGCCGTCAGTTATTTCGAACCTTACTTGGAAATGCTGGAAAGCGAGCAGCCCTCTGCTGCTGAGAATAACATGAATGAATTAGTGAAAAAAATTCTACATTATAAGCAATCCCATTATCAACTATCTTGTTTGCTGTACAGAGAATTATCGTTGAATACTGTATTTGCACGGGAGATGCTTGTGACGTATCTTGCGAAGGAAAATCATTTGTTCAGCCAGCTTTTATTCAGCAAGAGCTCACAAATGGACATCACTTTTAAGGAAAAAATCTGCCTCCTTCAGTGGAAGGGTTTATTAAATGCTCCCTTTATGATGCCGCAGGAGTTTAAAGACCCGTTCATTACAGAAGCTTCTATCGACCACTTCGTCCGTGTGTATAGTGAGCTTATGGAAGAACGTAAGTCCGTCCAGATGATCTCTAACGTGTAA
- a CDS encoding GAF domain-containing protein, with the protein MFQTSMYTGTKQENYDLLNKQLKALIEDESDAIANLANASSLLNQFLEDVNWVGFYLWKEDQLVLGPFQGLPACVRIPAAKGVCGTAVSEGKVQRIADVHAFPGHIACDAASRSEIVVPIYKDGEVYGVLDIDSPSEDRFDEVDEEKLTNFVETLQQFL; encoded by the coding sequence GTGTTTCAAACATCTATGTACACTGGAACGAAGCAGGAAAATTATGATCTATTAAACAAACAATTAAAAGCATTAATTGAGGATGAATCCGACGCAATTGCCAACTTAGCCAATGCTTCTTCTCTTCTCAACCAATTCCTTGAGGATGTGAACTGGGTTGGATTTTACCTGTGGAAAGAGGACCAACTTGTATTAGGGCCGTTCCAAGGCCTTCCTGCCTGTGTCAGAATTCCGGCGGCCAAAGGGGTCTGCGGGACTGCTGTATCCGAAGGCAAAGTGCAGCGAATCGCTGACGTCCATGCTTTCCCTGGTCATATCGCTTGTGATGCCGCCTCCCGTTCTGAGATCGTTGTTCCTATTTACAAAGATGGGGAGGTCTATGGGGTCCTTGATATAGACAGCCCGTCTGAAGACAGATTTGATGAAGTGGACGAAGAGAAGTTAACAAACTTTGTTGAAACACTTCAACAGTTCCTTTAA
- a CDS encoding sensor domain-containing diguanylate cyclase: MIIDSQLDDQLIPLQSRLFQMAVAGKAKTFERFVQAMAGEMKRFLRADYGAIYYWDDWKGRYRLHVEPNAEPLAIRTDFSKEEVEDEDGQMKSREFLAEWVVSEPEFSFSIIPLQTEDHLHGFIVIGVRGAGMPERKREERLSGEVLKCLKQVEDYYEVYEERCKYELLYKVTSHFHSSIDTDGVLSEIVATLRKVYPEFSYNLLLSQDYTTKSDLPVQELRYDKEAGSEASTQAYLTGELQIEDRLQEGRSFLYAPLKGKQGVYGVLQVAAPDYLYFPKKDIEFFLLIANTAGNALENAKLYQQSRKLNNDLKLINATSKKLNSNIRLNEKISYISEEIESSFQADEVGFATFLEGGGYQVLEGSSSYFTMNDPQDFLEEVERVMVEESGPLFISDVTTMNTPISSDFRSVMAVPMTDHDHISGLAVVMHREPCIFSFESFKLLKSLVHHSTLAFANSILREELEQTVVTDYLTKLSSRIHLDQKVAAHIEKDDSGHFLLFDIDDFKAVNDTYGHQIGDEVICQVARIIKRCTADVGVAARWGGEELALYVPDLTAQEAYDYAETIRVEVEEHTRPSVTVSCGIASWKKSGQAPGQKQLVQVADAALYKGKEMGKNVIIHQHIQP, from the coding sequence ATGATAATTGATTCACAGTTGGATGATCAATTGATTCCGTTGCAGAGCCGGTTGTTTCAAATGGCCGTTGCTGGTAAAGCCAAAACCTTTGAGCGGTTTGTCCAGGCAATGGCTGGAGAGATGAAACGATTTTTGCGTGCGGATTATGGAGCAATTTATTATTGGGATGACTGGAAAGGCCGTTATCGCCTTCATGTAGAACCGAATGCAGAGCCGCTTGCGATACGAACGGATTTTTCCAAGGAAGAGGTGGAAGATGAGGACGGACAAATGAAATCCAGGGAATTTCTTGCGGAATGGGTTGTATCCGAACCGGAGTTTTCCTTCTCCATCATTCCTTTGCAAACAGAAGATCACCTCCATGGTTTTATCGTAATCGGAGTGCGGGGGGCTGGAATGCCGGAACGGAAACGGGAAGAGCGGTTGTCCGGAGAGGTGCTGAAATGCCTGAAGCAGGTCGAGGATTACTATGAGGTTTATGAAGAACGTTGTAAATACGAACTGCTGTATAAAGTAACCTCCCATTTTCATTCTTCCATTGACACGGACGGAGTTCTCAGTGAGATTGTCGCTACCCTGCGTAAAGTATATCCGGAATTCTCTTATAACCTGCTGCTTTCCCAGGATTATACGACCAAGTCCGACCTTCCCGTACAGGAACTGCGTTACGATAAGGAAGCCGGTTCAGAGGCAAGCACGCAGGCGTATCTGACTGGCGAACTTCAAATAGAAGACCGGCTGCAGGAGGGACGTTCTTTTCTTTATGCTCCCCTGAAGGGCAAGCAGGGGGTGTATGGAGTGCTGCAGGTAGCAGCTCCTGACTATCTGTATTTTCCAAAGAAAGACATTGAATTCTTTTTATTGATTGCAAATACGGCAGGGAACGCTCTGGAGAATGCGAAGCTTTATCAACAGTCACGTAAGCTGAATAATGACTTGAAATTAATCAACGCCACCTCCAAAAAATTGAATTCCAATATCCGATTGAATGAGAAAATCTCTTATATATCAGAAGAAATTGAATCCTCTTTCCAGGCGGATGAAGTGGGATTTGCTACTTTCCTTGAAGGGGGAGGCTATCAGGTGCTTGAGGGCAGTTCCAGCTATTTTACCATGAATGACCCGCAGGATTTCCTTGAGGAAGTCGAACGTGTCATGGTGGAAGAGAGTGGTCCTTTATTCATCAGTGATGTAACAACGATGAACACCCCCATTTCCTCAGATTTCCGATCAGTAATGGCTGTTCCGATGACAGACCATGATCACATCAGCGGGCTCGCCGTCGTCATGCACAGGGAACCATGTATATTTTCTTTCGAGTCGTTCAAACTGTTGAAATCGCTTGTCCATCATTCCACACTAGCTTTTGCGAATTCTATTCTTCGGGAAGAACTGGAGCAGACGGTCGTTACGGATTATTTAACGAAATTAAGTTCAAGAATCCACTTGGACCAAAAAGTAGCAGCACATATAGAGAAGGATGACAGCGGACACTTCCTTTTATTTGACATTGACGATTTTAAAGCGGTTAACGATACCTACGGCCATCAGATCGGGGATGAGGTGATCTGTCAAGTGGCGAGAATCATTAAGCGCTGCACAGCTGACGTCGGTGTGGCTGCCAGATGGGGCGGAGAAGAGTTGGCTTTGTATGTTCCGGATTTGACTGCTCAGGAAGCCTATGATTATGCAGAAACGATCAGAGTGGAAGTGGAAGAGCATACGCGTCCATCCGTGACGGTTTCGTGCGGAATTGCTTCGTGGAAGAAAAGCGGTCAAGCTCCTGGGCAGAAGCAGTTAGTCCAAGTAGCCGATGCTGCTTTGTATAAGGGGAAGGAAATGGGGAAAAACGTGATCATTCATCAGCATATCCAACCATGA
- the rpsD gene encoding 30S ribosomal protein S4, protein MARYTGPTWKKSRRYGISLSGTGKELEKRPYAPGQHGPNQRRKISEYGLQLQEKQKLRFMYGLTERQFRRMFEEAGNMKGIHGENFMILLESRLDNLVYRLGLARTRNQARQLVTHGHVVVDGGRVDIPSYRVAPGQVITLREKSQKLNVVEEAIEVNNFVPEYLTFDADKREGTYTRFPERSELPSEINEALIVEFYSR, encoded by the coding sequence ATGGCACGATATACAGGTCCAACCTGGAAAAAATCACGTCGCTATGGCATTTCTTTAAGCGGAACTGGTAAGGAGCTAGAAAAGCGCCCTTACGCTCCTGGACAACACGGTCCAAACCAACGTAGAAAAATATCTGAATACGGTCTTCAACTTCAAGAGAAGCAGAAGCTTCGTTTCATGTACGGCTTGACTGAGCGTCAATTCCGCCGCATGTTCGAAGAGGCTGGTAACATGAAAGGGATCCACGGTGAAAACTTCATGATCCTTCTTGAATCCCGTTTAGATAACCTTGTGTACCGTCTCGGTCTTGCTCGTACACGCAACCAAGCGCGTCAGCTTGTAACTCACGGTCACGTTGTTGTTGATGGTGGTCGCGTTGATATCCCATCTTACCGCGTAGCTCCTGGTCAAGTGATCACACTTCGCGAAAAATCTCAAAAGCTTAACGTTGTCGAAGAGGCTATCGAAGTGAACAACTTCGTACCAGAATATCTTACTTTCGACGCGGACAAGCGTGAAGGAACTTACACTCGCTTCCCTGAGCGTTCTGAGCTTCCTTCTGAAATCAACGAAGCACTTATCGTTGAATTCTACTCCCGTTAA
- the tyrS gene encoding tyrosine--tRNA ligase: protein MDLLQDLQNRGLINQITDEEGLKKHLEEKQVTLYTGFDPTADSLHIGHLLPILTLKRFQQAGHRPIALVGGGTGMIGDPSGRSTERQLNSEEVVLGYSESIKNQLAKILNFDEGENAAVARNNHEWLAQISIIDFLRDTGKHFGINYMLAKDSVESRIENGISFTEFTYMILQSLDFKVLHEKENVTLQVGGSDQWGNITAGLELLRRTAAGEKEIEAYGLTIPLMTKADGTKFGKTAGGAVWLDPKKTSPYEFYQFWINSDDRDVIRFLKSFTFLSMDEIAELEKEVQEHPEKRTAQRRLAEEVTKLVHDEEALKQAERITEALFSGDIKALTGTEIEQGFKDVPAYTSEVKDPQLLDLLVDAGIASSKRQAREDIGNGAIYINGERNQDLKHAIGEADRIEDKFTIIRRGKKKYFLIRFEG, encoded by the coding sequence ATGGATTTGTTACAGGATTTACAAAACCGTGGACTGATCAATCAGATTACGGATGAAGAAGGTTTGAAAAAGCATTTGGAAGAGAAACAGGTGACGTTGTACACCGGGTTTGACCCGACAGCTGATTCCCTTCATATCGGTCACCTGCTTCCGATCTTGACGCTGAAGCGATTCCAGCAGGCGGGACACCGCCCAATCGCTCTTGTCGGTGGGGGGACAGGTATGATCGGAGACCCGAGCGGTCGTTCGACAGAGCGTCAATTGAACAGTGAGGAAGTCGTTCTCGGTTACAGCGAATCTATTAAAAATCAGCTTGCGAAGATTCTTAACTTTGATGAAGGGGAGAACGCAGCTGTTGCTCGCAACAATCATGAATGGCTTGCTCAAATTTCCATTATTGATTTCCTTCGTGACACAGGGAAGCATTTCGGAATCAACTACATGCTTGCCAAAGATTCCGTAGAGTCCAGAATCGAAAACGGCATCAGTTTCACGGAGTTCACCTACATGATACTGCAATCTCTTGACTTTAAAGTGCTTCATGAGAAAGAGAATGTCACATTACAGGTCGGAGGCAGCGATCAGTGGGGCAACATTACTGCAGGACTGGAACTGCTCCGTCGTACAGCTGCCGGAGAGAAGGAGATAGAAGCTTACGGATTGACGATTCCGCTGATGACAAAGGCGGACGGGACGAAGTTCGGGAAGACGGCTGGTGGAGCTGTTTGGCTGGATCCGAAGAAAACGAGCCCTTACGAGTTTTACCAGTTCTGGATCAACAGTGATGATCGCGATGTAATCCGTTTCTTGAAATCTTTCACTTTCCTGTCTATGGATGAAATTGCAGAACTGGAGAAAGAAGTGCAGGAGCACCCGGAGAAGCGCACGGCACAGCGGCGCCTAGCAGAAGAAGTGACGAAGCTCGTCCATGACGAAGAGGCATTGAAGCAGGCGGAGCGTATTACCGAAGCTTTGTTCAGCGGAGATATCAAAGCGTTGACTGGTACAGAAATCGAGCAGGGGTTCAAGGATGTACCTGCCTACACTTCTGAGGTTAAAGATCCGCAGCTTCTTGATTTGCTTGTGGATGCGGGCATCGCTTCTTCCAAGCGTCAGGCACGTGAAGATATCGGTAACGGTGCGATTTATATCAATGGAGAGCGTAACCAGGATTTGAAGCATGCGATCGGGGAAGCGGATCGTATCGAAGACAAATTTACGATTATCCGCCGCGGGAAGAAGAAATATTTCTTAATCCGTTTCGAAGGATAA